The following proteins come from a genomic window of Cyanobacteria bacterium GSL.Bin1:
- a CDS encoding phosphoribulokinase: MAERRIILGIVGDSAAGKTTLTKGIAQILGEENVTVICTDDYHRYDRIQRKENGLSALHPDCNYLDIMQQHMALLRGGQPILKPIYNHDTGKFDPPEYIEPRKFVILEGLLGYYTRACRDAFDVKVYLAPPESLRATWKVKRDTRKRGYTEEQVLEALQKREPDSEAFIRPQRQWADVVVSFYPPKDHSEESNGNLNVRLVLRPTIPHPDLVRLFETKPEKAAVNLELDRDMGKPVDVLEIHGNATKEQVIDMEKVLCSEVPYLSNFCEIDSEIRIGKVIGTTGETIQSYPLALTQLLVTYHMLKASYSYQVK; the protein is encoded by the coding sequence ATGGCTGAACGTCGAATTATTCTTGGAATTGTTGGTGATAGTGCAGCAGGAAAAACAACTTTAACAAAAGGAATTGCCCAAATTTTAGGGGAAGAAAATGTGACCGTCATTTGCACGGATGATTATCATCGTTATGATCGCATTCAGCGCAAAGAAAACGGCCTTAGCGCGCTGCACCCAGATTGTAACTATCTTGATATCATGCAACAGCACATGGCACTTTTGCGAGGGGGACAACCCATTCTCAAACCCATTTACAATCATGACACCGGTAAGTTTGATCCCCCAGAATATATCGAACCGCGAAAATTTGTGATTCTCGAAGGTTTATTAGGCTACTACACTCGCGCTTGTCGAGATGCCTTTGATGTCAAAGTTTATCTTGCCCCACCAGAATCGTTACGAGCCACTTGGAAAGTCAAGCGAGATACCCGTAAACGCGGTTACACCGAAGAACAGGTGTTAGAAGCCTTACAAAAACGAGAACCAGACTCCGAAGCCTTTATTCGTCCCCAGCGTCAATGGGCGGATGTGGTTGTCAGCTTTTATCCTCCGAAAGATCACAGCGAAGAAAGTAATGGCAATCTCAATGTTCGCCTTGTGTTAAGACCCACAATTCCTCACCCGGATTTGGTGCGCTTATTTGAAACCAAACCAGAAAAAGCTGCTGTCAACTTAGAGCTTGATCGCGATATGGGAAAACCAGTCGATGTTTTGGAAATTCACGGCAATGCAACAAAAGAGCAGGTGATTGATATGGAGAAAGTGCTTTGTTCGGAAGTCCCTTATCTCTCTAACTTTTGTGAAATCGATAGTGAAATTAGAATTGGCAAAGTCATTGGCACAACTGGCGAAACGATTCAAAGTTATCCATTGGCATTGACTCAACTCCTGGTAACCTATCATATGTTAAAAGCATCCTATAGTTACCAAGTGAAGTGA